Proteins encoded in a region of the Paucibacter sediminis genome:
- a CDS encoding nuclease-related domain-containing protein: MLIKTADDKQRRLKLLEELQASPLLDRQQRQWLQDEAMRCQRGQQGERDAAHYIDHWKKDSEQHAVLHDLRFVVDGETAQIDHMVINRALHFYLFETKCFSGDVQINEQGEWTVSYPRGGRYGVPSPLEQSRRHERILDKLLTKLDITGRGGLKPSFHHVVLLHPKATIERPDEKRFDTRDVIKADMIQRWHEQYIESVGVVEVFGKLLNWHGTDTLREWAEKLARQHRPVNPLELPDFIKPRAAMATPSVGAAKSVALAPAVSAGPPAAESKTEDVASHPLYRKLVCATCQGKISYPEGKFCWNQEKRFGGLQYCREHQAGIG; this comes from the coding sequence ATGCTGATCAAGACGGCAGATGACAAGCAGCGTCGCCTCAAGCTGCTGGAGGAGTTGCAGGCGTCCCCGTTGCTGGACCGGCAACAGCGCCAGTGGCTGCAAGACGAGGCGATGCGCTGCCAGCGCGGCCAGCAAGGCGAGCGCGACGCGGCGCACTACATCGACCACTGGAAGAAGGACAGCGAGCAGCACGCCGTGCTGCACGACCTGCGTTTCGTGGTTGACGGCGAGACGGCGCAGATCGACCACATGGTCATCAATCGCGCGCTGCACTTCTACCTGTTCGAGACCAAGTGCTTCAGCGGTGATGTGCAGATCAACGAGCAGGGCGAATGGACGGTGAGCTATCCGCGCGGTGGCCGCTATGGCGTGCCTTCACCGCTGGAGCAGAGCCGCCGCCATGAGCGCATCCTCGACAAGCTGCTGACCAAGCTGGACATCACCGGCCGCGGTGGCCTGAAGCCCAGCTTTCATCACGTGGTGCTGTTGCACCCCAAGGCCACCATCGAGCGCCCGGACGAAAAGCGTTTCGACACCCGCGACGTCATCAAGGCCGACATGATCCAGCGCTGGCACGAGCAGTACATCGAGTCCGTGGGCGTGGTCGAGGTCTTCGGCAAGCTGCTGAACTGGCACGGCACTGACACCCTGCGCGAATGGGCCGAGAAGCTGGCCCGCCAGCATCGGCCGGTGAATCCGCTGGAATTGCCGGACTTCATCAAGCCGAGGGCGGCGATGGCAACGCCATCGGTGGGTGCGGCCAAGTCGGTAGCCTTGGCGCCTGCTGTTTCAGCCGGCCCTCCTGCCGCGGAGTCCAAGACGGAAGACGTGGCGAGCCATCCGCTATACCGCAAGCTCGTCTGCGCGACCTGCCAGGGCAAGATCAGCTACCCGGAAGGCAAGTTCTGCTGGAACCAGGAGAAGCGGTTTGGCGGCTTGCAGTATTGCAGGGAGCATCAGGCGGGAATTGGGTGA
- a CDS encoding phospholipase D-like domain-containing protein codes for MRVRKTSAGLTVRAIAGSHVVLLAMHLDASRCPGLLGFAIHRSDHDEDEAYWLEGMKTFAATDPGFGPEARYSTRQHPIQGFTWSDFSAKPGHRYSYRVVALRGSPENLQASEAVTLTVATETEAGGDHDVFFNRGAAASQEYARRFAGTPSLAQAPDTDPRWAWLSRGAFEAIEQFIAAASGPGFGLRVAAYEFRLPAVAEALRAARARGVDVQIVYDGCPNPPDAKTGAVFPRDDNRATAAAAQLQAICTERVTQVGVKNPPISHHKFIVRLQGGAAEAVLTGSTNFSRGGVFGQSNVVHVVQDPKVAAAYLQCWQLIAANPTPAQLKPALAALNVRPAGKPLKGGNWLFSPQPGLEALNWYAEIAARSPGALFMTFAFGMNDLFKAAYRQGQAPLRYALLDKLLGPGISKARQAAEEAEMLALRKMPQNRFAVGNRIAANSFDRWAKETLTGLNSHVQYIHTKFLLADPLGPDPIVITGSANFSAASTNANDENMLVIRGNKRVADIYLGEYMRLWNHYAFREWLAAGAPGATPEFKHLDVKDRWWRGYFGNSDRSRQRAYFAGVAG; via the coding sequence ATGAGAGTTCGCAAGACGAGTGCTGGCCTGACGGTGCGCGCCATTGCCGGCAGCCATGTGGTGCTGCTGGCCATGCACCTGGATGCCAGCCGCTGCCCGGGCCTGCTGGGCTTTGCCATCCACCGCAGCGACCACGACGAGGACGAGGCCTATTGGCTGGAGGGCATGAAGACCTTCGCCGCCACCGACCCCGGCTTCGGACCCGAGGCGCGCTACTCGACGCGCCAGCATCCCATCCAGGGCTTCACCTGGTCGGACTTCAGCGCCAAGCCCGGCCATCGCTACAGCTACCGCGTGGTGGCGCTGCGCGGCAGCCCAGAGAACCTGCAGGCCAGCGAGGCGGTGACGCTGACGGTGGCCACCGAGACCGAGGCCGGCGGCGACCACGATGTGTTCTTCAACCGCGGCGCCGCCGCCTCGCAGGAATACGCGCGCCGCTTTGCCGGCACGCCCAGCCTGGCCCAGGCGCCCGACACCGACCCGCGCTGGGCCTGGCTCTCGCGCGGCGCCTTCGAGGCCATCGAGCAGTTCATCGCCGCGGCCAGCGGGCCCGGCTTCGGCCTGCGCGTGGCGGCCTACGAGTTCCGCCTGCCGGCCGTGGCCGAGGCCTTGCGTGCCGCCAGGGCGCGCGGCGTGGACGTGCAGATCGTCTACGACGGCTGCCCCAACCCACCCGATGCCAAGACCGGTGCGGTGTTCCCGCGCGACGACAACCGCGCCACCGCAGCGGCGGCCCAGCTGCAGGCCATCTGCACCGAGCGCGTGACCCAGGTCGGCGTGAAGAACCCGCCGATCTCGCACCACAAATTCATCGTGCGCCTGCAGGGCGGGGCGGCCGAGGCGGTGCTCACCGGCTCCACCAATTTCTCCCGGGGCGGGGTGTTCGGCCAGTCCAACGTCGTGCATGTGGTGCAGGACCCGAAGGTGGCCGCCGCCTATCTGCAATGCTGGCAGCTGATCGCCGCCAACCCCACGCCGGCACAGCTGAAGCCGGCGCTGGCGGCGCTGAACGTCAGGCCAGCGGGCAAGCCCCTCAAGGGCGGCAACTGGCTGTTCAGCCCCCAGCCCGGCCTGGAAGCGCTGAACTGGTATGCCGAGATCGCCGCGCGCAGCCCGGGCGCGCTCTTCATGACCTTTGCCTTCGGCATGAACGATCTCTTCAAGGCCGCCTACCGCCAGGGTCAGGCGCCCTTGCGCTACGCCCTGCTGGACAAGCTGCTGGGCCCCGGCATCAGCAAGGCCAGGCAGGCAGCGGAAGAGGCCGAGATGCTGGCGCTGCGCAAGATGCCGCAGAACCGCTTCGCGGTGGGCAACCGCATCGCCGCCAACAGCTTCGACCGCTGGGCCAAGGAGACGCTCACCGGCCTGAACAGCCATGTGCAGTACATCCATACCAAGTTCCTGCTGGCCGACCCGCTGGGCCCCGACCCCATCGTCATCACCGGCTCGGCCAATTTCAGCGCCGCCTCCACCAACGCCAACGACGAGAACATGCTGGTGATACGCGGCAACAAGCGCGTGGCCGACATCTACCTGGGCGAGTACATGCGCTTGTGGAACCACTACGCCTTCCGCGAATGGCTGGCCGCCGGCGCGCCGGGCGCCACGCCCGAGTTCAAGCACCTGGACGTGAAGGACCGATGGTGGCGCGGCTACTTCGGCAACAGCGACCGCAGCCGCCAGCGCGCCTATTTCGCTGGTGTGGCCGGCTGA
- a CDS encoding helix-turn-helix domain-containing protein yields the protein MTLDAEALKACLLFSFSLGCWTLLTLLLSRRGERGARLGMAAFVALLLLPPMQAYLALARPAQPMAWLQALRYQLTWAYGPLMLLCLRQALLLPLPARGPLLLHALPLLLVGAGVLLGADWVSAPTMVWLLLLQVLAYAAAGLWLLRRQRGRLAQLAQGHRNSSYYWLLYLAGGLFAATCFDLLMHALARQGRLPPEALLLGAALLLALYVDLIALFAVYQPEVFISEWRSEPPPAEPALPAVEPPTVAPLRVVELSPEVARELAERLQVLAAQHRPHLDEAMSLAKLATLLDVSPHQLSELLNLHLGSSFYDYLNGLRYREALQLLEQPDGAHSLTVADVAYRAGFNNRNSFYKVFKERSGLTPAEYRKRWARQA from the coding sequence ATGACTCTCGACGCCGAAGCGCTGAAAGCCTGCCTGCTGTTCTCGTTCAGCCTCGGATGCTGGACGCTGCTGACCCTGCTGCTGAGCCGCCGTGGCGAGCGAGGCGCCCGGCTCGGCATGGCCGCCTTCGTGGCGCTGCTGTTGCTGCCGCCCATGCAGGCCTATCTGGCCTTGGCGCGGCCTGCCCAGCCCATGGCCTGGCTGCAGGCGCTGCGCTACCAGCTCACCTGGGCCTATGGCCCGCTGATGCTGCTGTGCCTGCGGCAGGCGCTGCTACTGCCGCTGCCCGCGCGCGGTCCCTTGCTGCTGCACGCCCTGCCGCTGCTGCTGGTCGGCGCCGGGGTGCTGCTGGGCGCCGACTGGGTGAGCGCCCCGACCATGGTTTGGTTGCTGCTGCTGCAGGTGCTGGCCTATGCGGCGGCGGGCCTGTGGCTGCTGCGCCGCCAGCGCGGCCGCCTGGCGCAGTTGGCGCAGGGGCATCGCAACAGCAGCTACTACTGGCTGCTCTATCTGGCCGGCGGCCTGTTCGCCGCCACCTGCTTCGATCTGCTGATGCATGCGCTGGCCAGGCAGGGCCGGCTGCCGCCTGAGGCGCTGCTGCTCGGGGCCGCGCTGCTGCTGGCGCTCTATGTCGACCTGATCGCGCTGTTCGCGGTCTACCAGCCCGAGGTCTTCATCTCCGAGTGGCGCAGCGAGCCGCCGCCGGCCGAGCCGGCGCTGCCCGCCGTTGAGCCGCCCACGGTCGCGCCGCTGCGGGTGGTGGAGCTCTCGCCCGAGGTGGCGCGCGAACTGGCCGAGCGCCTGCAGGTGCTGGCAGCGCAGCATCGGCCGCATCTGGACGAGGCGATGTCGCTGGCCAAGCTGGCCACCCTGCTGGACGTGAGCCCGCACCAGCTCTCCGAGCTGCTCAATCTGCACCTGGGCAGCAGCTTCTACGACTATCTGAACGGGCTGCGCTACCGTGAGGCACTGCAGCTGCTGGAGCAGCCGGACGGGGCGCACAGCCTGACCGTGGCCGACGTCGCCTACCGCGCCGGCTTCAACAACCGCAACAGCTTCTACAAGGTGTTCAAGGAAAGGAGCGGGCTCACGCCCGCCGAGTACCGCAAGCGCTGGGCGCGGCAGGCCTGA
- a CDS encoding ABC transporter substrate-binding protein, protein MPNRSRRRALWAFACLLVGGGGSAAAAEAELRIAASAALSGPAAALGRRYHAGARSCFEQVNRHGGIAGARIVLDLRDDAYEPEQAEANTRAFVEDERVLALFGYVGTPTSKAALPYVRRWRIPFLGPFTGADILSEPGNPQVFNVRASYREEAVALTQAMHKAGVKRLNVMYQADLFGRAGLEAMRAGIQPLGIALGAVATFKRNTVDVQEGVHALVGKSSADAIFVVGTYTSMAAFVKQARAAGFKGRFYSLSFVGLEPLREALRAAMQGVTVAQVVPDAEDRSIPVVAAYQQAMREAGEKSFDSISLEGYLAARVLVEGLRHAKPPLTRESLEQALATLGELELGGFGVHYGAEQRRGSSYLGLKTGP, encoded by the coding sequence ATGCCGAACCGCTCGCGCCGCCGCGCCCTCTGGGCCTTCGCCTGTCTGCTGGTGGGCGGCGGTGGCAGCGCTGCCGCCGCCGAGGCCGAGCTGCGCATCGCCGCCTCGGCGGCGCTGAGCGGGCCGGCCGCGGCGCTGGGCCGGCGCTACCACGCCGGGGCCAGGTCTTGCTTCGAGCAGGTCAACCGGCATGGCGGCATCGCCGGCGCGCGCATCGTGCTCGATCTGCGCGACGACGCCTACGAGCCCGAGCAGGCCGAGGCCAACACGCGCGCCTTCGTCGAGGACGAGCGCGTGCTGGCGCTGTTCGGCTATGTCGGCACGCCCACCAGCAAGGCGGCCCTGCCCTATGTGCGGCGCTGGCGCATCCCCTTTCTGGGCCCCTTCACCGGCGCCGACATCCTGTCGGAGCCCGGCAACCCGCAGGTCTTCAATGTGCGCGCCAGCTACCGCGAGGAGGCAGTGGCGCTGACGCAGGCCATGCACAAGGCCGGCGTGAAGCGCCTCAACGTGATGTACCAGGCCGATCTGTTCGGCCGCGCCGGGCTGGAGGCTATGCGCGCCGGCATCCAGCCCCTGGGTATCGCGCTGGGCGCGGTGGCCACCTTCAAGCGCAATACCGTGGACGTGCAAGAGGGCGTGCACGCCCTGGTGGGCAAGAGCAGTGCCGACGCGATCTTCGTGGTGGGCACCTACACCAGCATGGCGGCCTTCGTGAAGCAGGCGCGCGCGGCCGGCTTCAAGGGCCGCTTCTACAGCCTCTCCTTTGTCGGCCTGGAGCCCCTGCGCGAGGCTCTGCGCGCGGCCATGCAGGGCGTGACCGTGGCCCAGGTGGTGCCCGACGCCGAGGATCGCAGCATCCCGGTGGTGGCGGCCTACCAGCAGGCCATGCGCGAGGCCGGCGAGAAGAGCTTCGACTCGATCAGCCTGGAGGGCTACCTGGCCGCGCGCGTGCTGGTGGAGGGCTTGCGGCACGCGAAGCCGCCGCTCACGCGCGAGAGCCTGGAGCAGGCGCTGGCGACGCTGGGCGAGCTGGAGCTGGGGGGCTTCGGCGTGCACTATGGCGCCGAGCAGCGTCGCGGCTCCAGCTACCTGGGTTTGAAGACCGGGCCTTAG
- a CDS encoding Lrp/AsnC family transcriptional regulator: protein MELDRIDRQILQVLQEDGRIANQELADRVGLSPSPCLRRVRALEEAGVIAGYRALLDAKKLGLSLMALVHISMDLHTPERFANFEASVRLLPEVLECLLITGQQADYQLKLVVRDMDHFQSLLLGKLTRIQGVTGVHSSFVLQHVVNRTALPVGG from the coding sequence ATGGAGCTGGATCGAATTGACAGGCAGATTCTGCAAGTCCTCCAAGAGGACGGCCGCATCGCCAACCAGGAGCTGGCGGACCGCGTGGGCCTCTCGCCCTCGCCCTGCCTGCGGCGCGTGCGCGCACTCGAGGAGGCCGGCGTGATCGCCGGCTACCGCGCCCTGCTGGATGCCAAGAAGCTGGGCCTGAGCCTGATGGCGCTGGTGCATATCTCCATGGACCTGCACACGCCCGAGCGCTTTGCCAACTTCGAGGCCTCGGTGCGGCTTCTGCCCGAGGTGCTGGAATGCCTGCTCATCACCGGCCAGCAGGCCGATTACCAGCTCAAGCTGGTGGTGCGCGACATGGACCATTTCCAGAGCCTGCTGCTGGGCAAGCTGACGCGCATCCAGGGCGTCACCGGCGTGCATTCGAGCTTCGTGCTGCAGCATGTGGTGAACCGCACCGCGCTGCCGGTGGGGGGCTGA
- a CDS encoding SirB2 family protein has translation MSWFYSQMQDMHILLAWCSVALFLVRGLALQFKAEWPLDVRLRALVFGVNFLLVIAGLSLWGSLNYNPLVHTWLLAKFIAIAAYLACGHWAMGRGEFSLLAYLAGLLMLGYVMAVATTRDPLLGF, from the coding sequence ATGAGCTGGTTCTATTCGCAGATGCAGGACATGCACATCCTGCTGGCCTGGTGCAGCGTGGCGCTTTTTCTGGTGCGCGGCCTGGCCCTGCAGTTCAAGGCCGAATGGCCGCTGGACGTGCGCCTGCGCGCGCTGGTGTTCGGCGTCAACTTCCTGCTGGTGATCGCCGGCCTGAGCCTGTGGGGATCGCTCAACTACAACCCCTTGGTGCACACCTGGCTGCTCGCCAAGTTCATCGCCATCGCCGCCTACCTGGCCTGCGGGCATTGGGCGATGGGCCGCGGCGAGTTCAGCCTGCTGGCTTATCTGGCGGGCCTGCTGATGCTGGGCTATGTGATGGCCGTGGCCACCACACGCGATCCGCTGCTGGGTTTCTGA
- a CDS encoding ligand-binding sensor domain-containing diguanylate cyclase, with amino-acid sequence MPSPFRRLASRLLLLLPLILLSAAAHAASSHDAGTGGATLEVQFRSVPVPQNTSPALAQDSTGFIWVATNKGLTRYDGYRLHPIEQAGQTPAQRNLGWVRALAPARASGRMWIGTEFLGLMAYDPELGRVEAHGSATGLAGPHTPIRALAEDGEGAVWVGTVGQGLYRYSPASRQFEAHPLRWQGETESRVLALRVGRDGTVWAGHWRGLSRLRPGGLWEVLPLPGLDEGKPVLALAEGRDGRIWLGTQDGHLGVVAPGGAVRWVQALNTPIQALAEAADGRLWVGSKLGLLWVNTQSGAIEARLRHDPRRLTSLAGNDISGLLRDSSGAMWVTGYGLGLQRHQQHPALAVRGPDADPASPLAEADVRALLTLKNGELLAPTQAGRVARLDGRPGHQLATLGSLPRERSTVVESLTEAPDGSLWMAAAGRLEHRSAAGQLLRDWPLDGGRAQRLLVRAGGEVWLGMQEGLYRLAGPAATALERVHPAGGAPLHGGIYALIDTPEGLWLGGQQGLFRERAGRLEAVPQAPGETLASPIVMGLLRARDGTLWLDTTISGLHRLRGWDAQGRARFERIGERHGSDGVFGGNLHEDGEGRIWSQLYVYDPKADRLDSFGPAEGAAFGSFWFFASTELPGGGLLFGGSRGLLRIQPEAYAPAAEDTPLVISALRVNGQPYHAPGWQQGLLLPAGTRTFAVEFAGLDYADPARLRYQYRLQGLENDWTNADASARSPSFGPLKPGRYTLQVRASAHAAAWGGSMLELPVELLPAWWQTLWAQLGGVALALLAMWGVVRWRTRVLRQREAALQALVDARTAELREASLTDALTGLRNRRYLEMRLQDDLRLCLRRFESGESGRSITPGPDSDLVLMLLDMDHFKRINDQHGHAAGDAVLVQLAERLRRVFRETDSLVRWGGEEVLVLVRETSRNDAAELAARACAAVRERPFEIGHGLAMQVSVSIGFTAFPLDPQRPRAWDWQASLSLADSALYAAKAQGRDGYVGAVRADGLAPAAAPRDLAGWQRAQGLTVRLSGSS; translated from the coding sequence ATGCCGTCCCCGTTCCGCCGCCTGGCCTCCCGTCTGCTCCTGCTGCTCCCGCTGATCCTCCTCTCAGCCGCCGCCCACGCAGCCAGCAGCCATGACGCGGGCACCGGGGGGGCGACGCTGGAGGTGCAGTTCCGCAGCGTGCCGGTGCCGCAGAACACCTCGCCCGCGCTGGCGCAGGACAGCACCGGCTTCATCTGGGTGGCCACCAACAAGGGCCTCACCCGCTACGACGGCTATCGCCTGCACCCGATCGAGCAGGCAGGGCAGACGCCGGCGCAGCGCAATCTGGGCTGGGTGCGCGCGCTGGCGCCGGCGCGCGCGAGCGGGCGCATGTGGATAGGCACCGAGTTCCTAGGCCTGATGGCCTACGACCCCGAGTTGGGCCGCGTCGAGGCGCATGGCAGTGCCACGGGGCTGGCGGGCCCGCACACGCCGATACGCGCGCTGGCCGAGGATGGCGAGGGCGCCGTGTGGGTGGGTACGGTGGGCCAGGGCCTCTATCGCTACAGCCCGGCCAGCAGGCAGTTCGAGGCGCATCCGCTGCGCTGGCAGGGCGAGACCGAGAGCCGTGTGCTGGCGTTGCGGGTGGGGCGCGACGGCACGGTCTGGGCCGGCCATTGGCGCGGGCTCTCGCGCCTGCGCCCCGGTGGCCTGTGGGAGGTACTGCCGCTGCCGGGGCTGGACGAGGGCAAGCCGGTGCTGGCCCTGGCCGAGGGCCGCGACGGCCGCATCTGGCTGGGCACGCAGGACGGCCATCTGGGCGTGGTGGCGCCGGGTGGCGCGGTGCGCTGGGTGCAGGCGCTGAACACGCCGATCCAGGCCCTGGCCGAGGCCGCCGACGGCCGGCTGTGGGTGGGCTCCAAGCTGGGCCTGCTGTGGGTCAATACGCAAAGCGGCGCCATCGAGGCGCGGCTGCGCCACGACCCGCGCCGCCTCACCAGCCTGGCCGGCAACGACATCAGCGGCCTGCTGCGCGACAGCAGCGGCGCCATGTGGGTGACCGGTTATGGCCTGGGCCTGCAGCGCCATCAGCAGCACCCGGCACTGGCGGTGCGCGGCCCGGATGCCGACCCCGCTAGCCCGCTGGCCGAGGCCGATGTGCGCGCGCTGCTGACGCTGAAGAATGGCGAGCTGCTGGCGCCCACCCAGGCCGGCCGCGTGGCGCGCCTGGACGGCCGCCCCGGCCATCAGCTGGCCACGCTGGGCAGCCTGCCGCGCGAGCGCAGCACGGTGGTGGAGTCGCTCACCGAGGCGCCCGATGGCAGCCTCTGGATGGCCGCCGCCGGCCGGCTGGAGCACCGCAGCGCGGCGGGCCAGCTGCTGCGCGACTGGCCGCTGGACGGCGGGCGCGCCCAGCGCCTGCTGGTGCGCGCTGGCGGCGAGGTCTGGCTGGGCATGCAGGAAGGCCTGTACCGCCTCGCCGGCCCCGCGGCCACGGCGCTGGAGCGCGTGCACCCCGCCGGCGGCGCGCCCCTGCACGGTGGCATCTATGCCCTGATCGATACCCCCGAGGGGCTCTGGCTGGGCGGCCAGCAAGGCCTGTTCCGCGAGCGCGCGGGCCGGCTCGAGGCGGTGCCGCAGGCGCCCGGCGAAACCCTGGCCAGCCCCATCGTGATGGGCCTGCTGCGCGCGCGCGACGGCACGCTGTGGCTGGACACCACCATCAGCGGCCTGCACCGCCTGCGCGGTTGGGACGCCCAGGGCCGCGCCCGCTTCGAGCGCATCGGCGAGCGCCATGGCAGCGACGGCGTGTTCGGCGGCAATCTGCATGAAGACGGCGAGGGCCGCATCTGGAGCCAGCTCTATGTCTACGACCCCAAGGCCGACCGGCTCGACAGCTTCGGCCCCGCCGAGGGCGCGGCCTTCGGCAGCTTCTGGTTCTTTGCCAGCACCGAGCTGCCCGGCGGCGGCCTGCTGTTCGGCGGCAGCCGCGGCCTCCTGCGCATCCAGCCCGAGGCCTATGCGCCGGCGGCCGAGGACACGCCGCTGGTGATCAGCGCGTTGCGGGTGAACGGTCAGCCTTATCACGCACCGGGTTGGCAGCAGGGCCTGCTGCTGCCCGCCGGCACGCGCACCTTCGCGGTCGAGTTCGCCGGCCTGGACTATGCCGACCCGGCGCGGCTGCGCTACCAATACCGCCTGCAAGGCCTGGAGAACGACTGGACCAACGCCGACGCGAGCGCGCGCAGCCCCAGCTTCGGCCCGCTCAAGCCCGGCCGCTACACCCTGCAGGTGCGCGCCTCGGCGCATGCCGCGGCCTGGGGCGGCTCAATGCTTGAGCTACCCGTCGAGCTGCTGCCCGCCTGGTGGCAGACGCTCTGGGCCCAGCTGGGCGGTGTGGCCCTGGCCCTGCTGGCGATGTGGGGCGTAGTGCGCTGGCGCACCCGCGTGCTGCGCCAGCGCGAGGCCGCGCTGCAGGCCCTGGTGGACGCGCGCACCGCCGAGCTGCGCGAGGCCAGCCTCACCGATGCCCTCACCGGCCTGCGCAACCGCCGCTACCTCGAGATGCGCCTGCAGGACGATCTGCGCCTGTGCCTGCGCCGCTTCGAAAGCGGCGAGTCCGGCCGAAGCATCACGCCGGGCCCCGACAGCGATCTCGTCCTGATGCTGCTGGACATGGACCATTTCAAGCGCATCAACGATCAGCACGGCCATGCCGCCGGCGACGCCGTGCTGGTGCAGCTGGCCGAGCGCCTGCGCCGCGTGTTCCGCGAGACCGACTCGCTGGTGCGCTGGGGCGGCGAGGAGGTGCTGGTGCTGGTGCGCGAGACCAGCCGCAACGATGCCGCCGAGCTGGCCGCGCGCGCCTGCGCCGCGGTGCGCGAGCGGCCCTTCGAGATCGGCCATGGCCTAGCGATGCAGGTGAGCGTCTCGATCGGCTTCACCGCCTTCCCGCTGGATCCGCAGCGGCCGCGCGCCTGGGATTGGCAGGCCAGTCTGAGCCTGGCCGATTCGGCGCTCTATGCCGCCAAGGCGCAGGGGCGCGACGGCTATGTCGGGGCGGTGCGCGCCGACGGCCTGGCGCCCGCCGCGGCGCCGCGCGATCTGGCCGGCTGGCAGCGGGCGCAGGGCCTGACGGTGCGCCTGAGCGGCTCGTCATGA
- a CDS encoding extracellular catalytic domain type 1 short-chain-length polyhydroxyalkanoate depolymerase, producing the protein MGWRARLLGALLLACGALSATASPISAPGDYRLSLQHGGLTRHYLLHVPRSLPPGQPAPLLLALHGGGGHMELQADDAKYGLISKSEQAGFIAVFPNGSSAFPGGRLATWNAGNCCGRARDQGVDDVGFVRAVVADVQARLPVDARRIYATGMSNGAMMAQRLACEAADLFSGIAAVAGTDNTQQCSPARPIAVLLIHARDDDHVLFGGGAGPQAFRDRSQVTEFRSVPATLAGWIARNACQAQASRVLERPGAYCDRYAACRGGAAVQLCVTDSGGHAWPGGGTVRRAKGAPSQALSANEVMWDFFSRTEAAAQPATPAK; encoded by the coding sequence ATGGGCTGGCGTGCGCGCCTGCTTGGCGCCCTGCTGCTGGCCTGCGGCGCCCTGTCGGCCACGGCCAGCCCCATCAGCGCGCCCGGCGACTACCGCCTCAGCCTCCAGCATGGCGGGTTGACGCGCCATTACCTGCTGCATGTGCCGCGCAGCCTGCCGCCCGGCCAGCCCGCACCTCTGCTGCTGGCCCTGCATGGCGGCGGCGGGCATATGGAACTGCAGGCCGATGACGCGAAATACGGCCTCATCAGCAAGTCGGAACAGGCCGGCTTCATCGCCGTGTTCCCGAACGGCAGCAGCGCCTTTCCAGGCGGCCGGCTGGCGACCTGGAATGCCGGCAATTGCTGCGGCCGTGCGCGCGACCAGGGGGTCGACGATGTCGGCTTCGTGCGCGCCGTGGTGGCCGATGTGCAGGCCCGCCTGCCGGTGGACGCGCGGCGCATCTACGCCACCGGCATGTCCAACGGCGCCATGATGGCGCAGCGCCTGGCCTGCGAGGCGGCCGATCTGTTCAGCGGCATTGCCGCCGTGGCCGGCACCGACAACACGCAGCAATGCAGCCCGGCGCGCCCGATCGCGGTGCTGCTGATCCACGCGCGCGACGACGACCATGTGCTGTTCGGCGGCGGCGCCGGCCCGCAGGCCTTCCGCGACCGCAGCCAGGTCACCGAGTTCCGCTCGGTGCCCGCCACCCTGGCCGGCTGGATCGCCCGCAACGCCTGCCAGGCCCAGGCCAGCCGCGTGCTCGAGCGGCCGGGCGCCTATTGCGACCGCTACGCCGCCTGCCGCGGCGGCGCGGCGGTGCAGCTCTGCGTCACCGACAGCGGCGGCCATGCCTGGCCGGGCGGCGGGACGGTGCGCCGCGCCAAGGGCGCGCCCTCGCAGGCGCTCTCGGCCAATGAGGTGATGTGGGACTTCTTCAGCCGCACCGAGGCCGCGGCTCAGCCGGCCACACCAGCGAAATAG
- a CDS encoding VOC family protein, with the protein MTQAIAYLAFNGNCADAMRYYERALGGKLEVLMSGAESPMAAQIPPEFAQRILHARLVLPGGGMLYAGDAPAHLPYEGIKGVSITLDYASAAEAERVFATLAEGGQVTMPMQGAFWAKRWGMLIDKFGTPWIVNGELIAV; encoded by the coding sequence ATGACCCAGGCCATCGCCTATCTCGCCTTCAACGGCAACTGTGCCGACGCCATGCGCTATTACGAACGAGCCCTGGGCGGCAAGCTCGAGGTGCTGATGAGCGGCGCGGAATCGCCCATGGCAGCACAGATCCCGCCCGAGTTCGCGCAGCGCATCCTGCATGCGCGCCTGGTGCTGCCCGGCGGCGGCATGCTGTACGCGGGCGACGCACCGGCCCACCTGCCCTACGAGGGCATCAAGGGCGTCTCGATCACGCTGGACTATGCAAGCGCGGCCGAGGCCGAGCGCGTATTCGCCACCCTGGCCGAGGGTGGCCAGGTGACCATGCCCATGCAGGGCGCCTTCTGGGCCAAGCGCTGGGGCATGCTGATCGACAAGTTCGGCACGCCCTGGATCGTCAATGGCGAGCTGATCGCCGTTTGA